Proteins encoded by one window of Glycine soja cultivar W05 chromosome 15, ASM419377v2, whole genome shotgun sequence:
- the LOC114387251 gene encoding squamosa promoter-binding protein 1-like yields MDESWSEGKRSMSYKEEDEYEEEEEEEVSEYRDDGRKKKVVSSKRGSKAGGSVPPSCQVDGCSADLSEAKPYHRRHKVCEYHAKAPAVLIGDQHQRFCQQCSRFHELSEFDDSKRSCRRRLAGHNERRRKNASEYHEL; encoded by the exons ATGGACGAAAGTTGGAGTGAGGGAAAAAGGAGCATGAGTTACAAGGAGGAGGATGAgtacgaagaagaggaagaggaggaggtgAGTGAGTATAGAGATGATGGTAGGAAAAAGAAGGTGGTGAGTAGTAAGAGAGGGTCCAAAGCTGGAGGCTCAGTGCCACCTTCATGTCAAGTTGATGGTTGTAGCGCTGATCTAAGTGAAGCTAAGCCCTACCATAGGCGTCACAAGGTTTGTGAGTACCATGCCAAGGCTCCTGCCGTACTCATTGGAGACCAGCACCAACGGTTTTGCCAACAATGTAGTAG GTTTCATGAGCTATCAGAATTCGATGACTCAAAAAGGAGTTGCAGAAGACGTTTGGCTGGACATAATGAGAGGCGTCGCAAAAATGCATCTGAATACCACGAACTTTGA